From the genome of Pungitius pungitius chromosome 20, fPunPun2.1, whole genome shotgun sequence:
CTAAAATAGTAATTGATCATAAATCAGGGGACATACATTTTTTACAGCGCAATCACTAAATTATTTGTCATAATCCAAAAATATCCTTTGGTTGCAAATGGCTCCATGTTGGTTTTTATCATTGCCAAGATCTCTCCGTTTGGCACAGTCTGTCGACGAGTGAGTAAAGGAAACAAGAGGTGtgtgggaaacaaacaaagtagGTCAACTGCCAAATGTTACGCCCATCCAGGAACGTTGATCGTCTTAAGACAATCTGGCTTCAATGGAAAGGTACGGTTTGGATGCTGTGAGGCAGAAGCCTCCTCTAGAACATCACTAGCGGAGCTGGAAGGGTGCAGCGGGCCATTCGAGAGCGGGCCAACCGCTCGCGCCTCCGTGACTCCTCCCTTTTTGGTTCGCAGGTTGTCCCCGCCACACGCCGCCGCCATGCTGGGCTGTTTGCTGCGACGAGGCTGCGTCCCCCTGGTCCTCCTGTGGGGCCTGATGCTGCCTCTGGTCTCCCCGCGCCGCTTGAACCAACACGGGGGCCGCAGCCCGGGCCCGAGGGACCGGCCCAAGCTGCTGCTCCTGTCCTTCGACGGCTTCCGCTGGGACTACATCGACCGCGTCCCGACGCCCAACTTCCGAAACCTCATCGACAACGGCGTGatggtggagcaggtggagaacaTCTACATCACCAAGACCTTCCCCAACCACTACAGCCTGGTGACCGGGCTGTACGCCGAGACGCACGGCATCGTGGCCAACGAGATGTACGACCCGGCCGCCAACCGCTCCTTCTCCATGGAGACGGACAGCATTTACGAGTCCTGGTGGTGGGAGGAGGCGGTGCCTCTCTGGGTGACCATCCAGAAAGCCGGAGGGCGCAGCGGGGCGGCGATGTGGCCGGGGTCCGACGTGAAGATCCGCGGCGCGTTCCCCAACCGCTACATGCCGTACAACGCCTCGGTCTCCTTCGAGGCCAGGGTCGGGCGGATCGTCGAGTGGTTCTCCGCCCCCAAGGAGGAGGCGGTGGACTTCGGGGTTCTCTACTGGGAGGAGCCGGACGAGAGCGGGCACCTCCTCGGGCCGGAGAATTCCCTCATGGACCCGGTCATCATCGACATCGACGCCAAGCTGGGCTACCTCATCAACGAGCTGAAGAAGGCGGGGCTGTACGAGAGGGTGAACCTGATCGTGACCAGCGACCACGGCATGGCGCAGCTTTCCCCCGACAAGATCATAGAACTGGACGAGTACGTGAGCAGGGACCTGTACACCTGGGTGGACAAGAGTCCCGTGGTGGGAATACTGCCCATGGAAGGTACCCCTCTAAAAGCACCTCGTCACATCCAGAGCAAAAAATTCATCGATGTTCAACGTAGCTTCTAGGCTACTAGCTAGCCTGGGTCTGGCCTAAGATAGGGTTAGGGTCTAAAAACACGATTTAATGTGTTGTGCActttcttctcctccgtctATCAGGGAAGAACGATGAGGTGTACAGCAAGCTGGTGGACGCAAACCCCAACATGGTGGTGTACAAGAAGGAGGACCTCCCCGAGCGCTTCCACTACCAACACAACATCAGGATCATGCCCATCCTCATCGAGTCCAAGGAGGGCTGGACCATCATGCAGAACAGGACCGGGCCCTTCATGCGTACGTAttccaaaaaaacaccatctgCTGCTCTGTGACTGTGAGCCTATTCAACTGTGGTCTATTTCTCCCGTTGTTTCAAGCTCCAGTCTCCTCTATTAATAGCTTCACAAGGGCTCATGTATTACCAGCTGTagaaagacgtgtgtgtgtgtgtgtgtgtgtgtgtgtgtgtctctctgggtttggttgtttttctcgcGCCACCAGTGAAGTCTTcatacaatttttaaaaaaaaactcctcagATTAGACATCTTAAGCTGCGTGTTCCCACCCTGCTGTTGGAGTCTTGTTAATCAGTAAGCTGACACGGCTGCTCAGCTGGATGACGCGATGCCGTGGAGCCGCCTGAGTTATGAGCGATCGATAGGCCCGGGCCGTAAAACGATAGCGGTTACTGTCTGCTTCTCAGCGATGGCACTGGTGCATGTCGGTGCGCAGGCCCCCCCGGGGTGTGCACGAGTCGCTCCTTCACACGCTcctgcacttcctgtttgccGAATTGTTTCCTGTGTTGCGGTCACCTCACATCCGGCGTCTTTGCAAGGAGGTTTACAAAAAGATGCTCCGTTGTTTGAAGCCACGTGAACGCGCTTCGCTGCCCTTTTCGATCCGGGGGACGTAGCGAACCGCAGGTCCGTCGGGGCAACCGTCAAATGAAATGACGCCGGTGTATTTCCTGTCTTCTCCCTGCAGTCGGGAACCACGGCTTCGACAACACCCTGCGCAGCATGCAGCCCGTGTtcgtggcccgcgggccggccTTCCGCCAGAACTACATCAAGGACTCCATGCGCGCCGTTGACCTCTACCCCCTCATGTGCCACGTCCTGTCCGTCCCCGCCCTGCCCAACAACGGCTCCCTCCGAAACGTGCAGGACCTGCTGTCCCGGGAGCCGGCCCGGACCACGCCcagcgccccgccccccccccgggtccacGCGCACTCCTACGCCCCCGTGGTGGGCTCCCTGCTCGGCGTGGTGATGGTGCTGGGCTTCCTGGCGGTCTACGTGAAACAAGTGACCCTCAGGCAGCTGCCCTCGCTGAAGCACAGGAGCCGGGAGATGTCGCAgccgctgctgcaggaggacttGCACCTGTagccgaggagagagagagggagggagggagggagacgcaagaagatgaagaagaagaggaggaggtggtatCGCTCCCCCAAGGTAGTGCTCTCTGTTcagaagaaccccccccacacacacacacacacacacatcccccccccacatccctcaTGCCACTAAATCTCATTGTGCTGCTTAAAGGGAATCCAATCTACTAGAGATGTGCATCTGGCCTtcttgtgtgtgagggagacgtTTGGGCTTCTGGTTCAAGCTTCATCAAGATAATAAACCTCTACGTGGGCTTTAGTGGATTTGCTTTGGTTGTGAATTTTTACCCATTTCCTCGTTGTCGTGTAATAATAACGGGATTGTCTCCTGTGATTCTAGGAAGTACGAACCTTTGTTGGCCAGAGAGTTGGAAAACACACCGGTGTCAGTGTGCTCGAAACAAACTTGTCTGAATTAGTCTTTAATTCTCTAAGCATCCTATGATTCATCATATAAACTGACCAGATTTGTTTCAATCGTTTAAAAATACAACCTTATTtcatgagtgaaaaaaaaaaaaatgagtccaGAGCGATTACATTTTTGGGACGTGACTATGATCTGGCGCGTTGCGGCTCAACGGGGGAGATCTTTATCGGTCAATACTGATCATCAATGATCAGCAATTCGTATCGGCCACAACAAATCCATCGGGAATTTCTAATGGTTGTAtttgctccctttttttttttttttaactcgttTCCATCCCATCCGCAGAAAGGGATTAAAGCTGAAGAGCATCACACCCGCTGCGAGGCCATTGTTCCTCGATGCATCGTTGTTCTTGACGGTAGAAGTAAAACGAGGCGGATCCAGGTGTAAACGGCACCTTTTCAAACCGACGTTAAAGTGCCTGACCGATGCTCCACGTCGTTACAGACAGTTCGAAGCACACTGACACCAACCAAGCTCCGCTCTGACGTAGGATGTTAGTTTAGTGCCGGCAGGTCGAGTGgggtttgttcatttttttttgaatgttaCCTGGAAGTAGATGTTCCTCTAAAGACTCGGCGCAGGTAATCCCAATCTGcccgatgacatcaccaccttTGCTCTTCAGTAGTGAGTAACCATTTGCCTTTTAACTTTAACGGAGAACGCGTCTCCGAGGTGTGCAATCGTTAGTGCGTCAAAGTCcgttgtgtccttttttttttttttttgtgtgtttgcggtTCAGCCCTCCGGCTCGTACCTCATTATCGTTTGTTGGTGAACTGTAAAGTCGGTCAGTATTTCGTCAAAGGgattttgttgctgttttgttgAGGAGACCCTTTCCACTTTGACTCCCCTGATTTGCACTATGGGCCCGAGACGGGACGGGTCAAAGGGTCAAAGGGGCGGAGGGACGGAGGACGGATGCTTTTGGGTCATTTATAGTTTGCACTTCTCGTTGTTAGTGGCCATCtggaaatggtgaaaaaaaagaaaagaaaataggtGCCTCTTGCCAAagtttttcagctttttcttagTTCTTTTAAATGCATTGAGTAAtacatgtgccccccccccccccccctagaaaaaaaataaatcaatgacaGATATCACTGTGAtacttaaaaaaatgtaaattcaaaaaaatgaaagcatttttATTGAAATTGTTAATTTTGTGATAATTGTCTGCTTGTTTTCCCTGGCTTACATCCACACTTTactttaataattcatttgaattcGTTAGAAAAGAACCAATGTATTAGATCAGCTTAATCTGTTAATTATCAACTTGTTTTCAAAAAGAATAGGATTTCCAAACTCTTTGCCATGTTGATGGAATTAAAGACCTGTGTGAAAccgagccgtgtgtgtgtttgataagATCCTACTACACACAGCGCAGACCTTTAACCCACCCACAGTCCAAAAGATCTGATTTTAAAGGGGGAGTAAAAATAgtagaaatgaaaatgtatgaataataaTCACAAGTTGCATCCCTTGTTTGGCCCTTCTCAGCATTTTCTAAATTAGGAGGAATTTCGATAATTATTTAAGATAATGCTTTATATAACAAGCAGTTTTAGTTCTCCATCGTAccactttaatttttttttttttaaatattatcagTGTTTAAAATTGAAGTTGTTCCAACAAACCAACCGAATGTCTTGCTTCTACTCAGCTACTCCTTCCAAATCTCACATAAAGTCagtccaaaaggaaaaaaacaacaactgcgaGGTGTTGCATTCGAGCCGACCTGCCCTTGAAGGCCTCGACCTGCGCATAAATTACCTGCTAACTTGCAGGGTCAAAGGTCTCCTCCGAGTTATCGCTGGAATTTGCCCGCTCGCTCAGTCAGTCCGAGGCAGGCACGACGGTTCCACCTCAACAGCTCCGCTCCTGCGCCTCCACAAGGACACATCCTAACACTTTAAAAACCCAAAGACAACAAGCATGGACCACGTCGGTGAcgcggcgggggagggggggtcacacgGAGCGGACGGCCCCGGGGAGAACCGGGCTGCGGGGGGGAAGGAGCGGCTGTACGGCGACGTGCAGGTCCACGTCCCCGCGGACGGAGCGCGCGGCTCCCCGGACTACATGGACACGAGGGACGAGGACAAGCGCAGCGGCTCGTCCTCTTCGTCCAGCGACGACGACGAGAAGGAGAAGGGTCCCAGAGCCGAGGAAGCGGCGCAGGTGGAGGTGAGCGCGGAGGACGGCCACGCATCCCGgcgctcctcggcctcctccgAGTCCCACGGAGACCCGTGCGACGACCCGCCGCTGCGGCCGGCGGCCCTGGAAGAAGCcgaagccgccgccgccgccgcgggggGGGATGACGGGATGCTGATGTGCTTCACCCACCCGGGCGACGACCCCGCGCCGCGGGAGTCCGTGGACTACAGCCTGAAGACCCTGGAGGAGACCCGGCCGGATGAGAGCAGCGCGGCGCCGCCCGACCCGGACGAGCCGGACATCTCCCTGTTCGTCAAGGTGAGACGTGTCGGTGCTGCGGGGGTCCACCCGCGTCACGGGGACATGTTGACATGAGTTGTGCGTTCAGAGGATGAGACGTGACTCTAAAGATGTCCCTCTGATGTCTGCAGAAGGTGCTGCTCCTTTTAATTAGTTTACAAGCTGCTCTGGGGATCACCAAAGTATTATCTTGACCTATAAAAACCTAATCGTAATtgatttattattctatttattgATTGGTTTTATTATCAACAAACTATTAATTCAAATGTAggggagtaaaaaaaagaaaaaaatccctcaGACTAGTTCACACGTGACACCATCTGAAGATTCTGAGCCATAGACGTGACCCACGACCCCTCCGGGGTCACAAATTGATCCTGATCatatcaaatgaaaatatgaatagtTTACACTTCTTCATAACCAATGTATGACCGCGGTTTAAATAGAAAGGGTGACCTCCAGTTGGGTCTGCATTCTCTCCaccggccaccagggggcgactcctctgggtgcaaaaagaaatcacattttattGTCTGAGAAAATCACTCTACATCTGACTTTAATTTATTACCTGAGAAAACACAAGTTCAAGAGTTAATTCCCCAAATTCTGTTGCTATTTAGAGTGACCCGGGCCATATGCAGGctctattgtgtgtgtatatattacaAAAAACGGCTTCAGAAGGTAAAATGTCGTCGATCTCTTGAACCTGGAGGCCGGGCCCGTGTAATCATTAACTCATTTACTGTACGGCCATAGAAACCGGGGGCTGAACTCCATGCCTGAGCAAATCCCACTGTGTgctttttttgctgctttttccgATAGGGCCGGTCTGCGAGGGTGGGGGCCACTATCAGCTCAGCCAGGGGTCACTTTGCTGATTGGGCAACAGAGATTGAGAGTCATGTGGGTCGGGCTCTGTGTGAGAGCTGcctttttttcatctgtgaTTATGTCTGATCTCATTGGGGTGTGTCCACGCCACGCAAACACGAGTCATCGCTCCAATCCGACCCGGGTGGCCCGAAAGcgatccaaaccccccccccccccccccaacccccatgtcattttcagctgttgtcttgagAAAACATTGCTGGGATTTGGGATTAGAGAAAAGTGTCCtggatgttgtttttaatgtcacTTCTGTCAAGGGACCATAGTTCTCCACGGAggtgacaaccccccccccccccccccccacccaccccctttTCTGCGCGTACCACCCCACCCTCTGCCTTATCCAACTCGTGGGTGGATTTGCCAACAGTTGGGCCATAAACCAGACCTATAAAGGTGGGGAGGGAGCGATGATGCTGgaagcctcctctgctgctgtctgAGATAACGCAGGTGGCTGCAGActatcaccccccccacccccccctcaccccctgtGAGCGTCTTTTAATCCCCATGTTGGTGCGATAACAACTCCATTCACCATAACACAAATGTTGTTGGAAATTGCGCATGAAATACAATCATATCAGCTCTCGCAATTAAGACAAAGGAgagttgacccccccccctcagcgtcGGTTAGTGTTTGATGTTCAGGTGAATGATTATCTCAAAGAGAGGGGATCGGGCTTCCTGTTCTCGGAAGCCTTTTCATGGTCTTGTGACCATCGTGGTTAACCTCACTGTCTAATCTGCATGGTAAGTGTAGAGCTACGACTAGCcaccagttagcttagcatgaagactgcaAACGGGGGAAATTGTTGATATAAGTTAACAAAACTTCCCCAAAGCGCCTCAAAGCTCAATAATTAACTCGTAGTCTTTTATTTAAGGGTGAGCGATCTTCTCCTCAAACTAACCGCAAGAAAGCAAAATACATGAGTTCGCTATGTCAAACCACCACTTTTGTGTAGAGCTACGACTAGCGTGTAGAGCTACGACTAGCcaccagttagcttagcatgaagactgcaAACGGGGGAAATTGTTGATATAAGTTAACAAAACTTCCCCAAAGCGCCTCAAAGCTCAATAATTAACTCGTAGTCTTTTATTTAAGGGTGAGCGATCTTCTCCTCAAACTAACCGCAAGAAAGCAAAATACATGAGTTCGCTATGTCAAACCACCACTTTAATGTTTACACGTGCCATTTTCAGCGGAAAtaaatttccccttttttaaaatttcaaatatttattgcatttttgttAGATCTTACCATTAATTCTGCAGAgagatattaataataacttcaCATTACTAATAACCTGATATAAGAAATGTGGAACCAAAGTTGCAGATTTACAAGAAGTTCCAGGCTTTCTCGCTTTTTGGACGGAGCCAGTTTAgctgctaccccccccccccccccttcttaatGCTAGGCTAACTTCAGCTAAACCAAGCTAACCATCAGCTGCTAGCTTTAGCATTTAAAACGCCATCAGGGGTGTAAATGCTTTAAAATGCTAACACATGCAGGTTTCTATTAATTGATGCGAAATTagaaaaacaagttgttttCACGCTGCTGTGATTAGGACCCGTACAGATAAGACATTCAGTAAGCCCCTCAACGCGCCTCCTCATCAACACTGATAATCCTCCTGGAGGTCTGTGCTGCACGTTGgcacgtcggccagcagagggcgctgcTCCAtaaacagaatccacacctTCCCACAGCGAGGCCCCCTtccatttatacatttaaacaaacgAATATTCTCGCTCTAAACcaaatcatttcatattttccaAACGCCAAGTGATCAATTGTGACCTGCATTAATCTTTTAACGttatacttacttacttacttatacTTATTTTGCGGCTTTAACCTGACTGACCTGAAAAAGACCCTGATGAGACGGACAGGAGAGCGGTGgttgcagagtgtgtgtttgtgtgtgtgtgtgtgtgtgttagaggggAGTTTGGTTGTGGGAAGAGAGCGAtggggccccgcccccccgggtTATAGACGGACACCTGTTCTCCGCTCGGTGTCAGTGAGCGCTGGCTGTGCTCTCCATCTGTGCTGTAAATCAGAGCTCCACCTGCCACCTGGACGGGCCTTCTTGGGACCAGAAGGCGGAGGACGTCATCAAATCGGGGACcggaaaacaaacacagcccctcgtctgttttttcttcttctggagaATGTAGATCTCTCGGGGACCAGCAAAGGACTTCAGTTACAACAAAAGATTCAAAGAATCAAGGTGACCAGGCATCATGACGACAAACagccagacagacagagacccTGATATCGAGCTTTTTGTCAAGGTAAGACAGAGACTCAGCCGCGGCTCCGGTGCATTTAAGCTGACGATGGGGGACAAATAATGCGCCAGCGTGTTGTGGAGAGCTCGTGTAACTCAATAGCAGAGGTCGAGTTACGGTGGCACCGCTCGGTTGACCCCGGATCGCCGTGACGGCGACACCGAAGCCGCCCCGCCGATGGAGGGGCGTTACTCCCGAGAGGAAACGCAGGGCCTCACGCCACGTGTCATCAGGTGAAACCAGACGCCCCGCTACTCTGCGCACGAGGTGCACCCGAGGCTCTGTGGGAAACGTTAACAGGTAGAACACCTGAggcagggggggcggagggagggaagCGGGCTATTATTCgtctccgggggggggagacccgTCGGCCCGGTAACGGGAAGTCAACCGGCACTCGCTTCGGTGCATCAAGCACGTGTTGCCGGCACCTTTGCCACAATGTATCCGTGTGACCCAAAGGACGGAGATTGGTTGGTTACGATGCTCCCTCATCTATTATTTCCACCCTGCAACCCCAGTGTCCTTCTTCAGAAGATCCGAGCAACCTAACCCAGCTCcagcaccgtgtgtgtgtgtgtgtgtgtgtgtgtacgcattGGATCACGCGGAtccccgtttccccccccacctccctccctcagcgCCTGCATCCACCTGCCCTCCTGCCCTCGGGTCCCCGGTTGTGTGTGACAGCCTTTGTTCCCCCCCGCCCAGGGTTCTAGATGTTTGATTGGCCTATTATCAGCGGGCGTGTATTGTGTTTCCGCTGAGCCCGGCCGCAACAATGCCCGCGCGCTGCGGCGGGCTCCGGTGGCTGGCGCGCATTCAGTTGGCTCGGGCGCTTTCAGGCTGAGCGGCGCTCCGCGTGTTCTGGGGCCTGCGAGGTCGCTGATCTTTTATCACGGGCGCCGCTCTTCCGCTGAATGCCGTTCGTGCGCCCGGAGTCACCTCAAATGTATgaagtgagcccccccccccccccggcaggtgCATGAACTCCTCCACTCCAACGAAGTCTGTGTTGacctcgggggggtggggggggggggggtcactgcacTTACTCTGCTGCGTGTTGTGGACGTCACTGTGACTGCAGACCCTGCGGGGCCCCCGAACCAGGTGGAGGGATCCCTGCATGTATAATTCAGCCCGGCGATGAGGGGGGGTCAGGTGTCAGTGCCGCCGCACACGCCAGAGCTGACTgcaggggcagggggggggggggggggggggggggaaggcgatGAGACAGATGTCCGAGACCAAGGCTTTGAGGGGTTGAGACCAATGAAACACGCGTCATAGTTCACGTGGTGAGACGTCCCCTTTGTCTCGTGTTTGCGTGTTTTCCACGATCGACCTCGCTGGTCAAATAAGGGTCAAAGATAAAGAGTCAGCCAACATCAATATGTATTTAATTGTGAGCAAAGGTTGAACCAGGGACTGAAAGCCGCTCATTAACGCTTCATTGGAAAATTCTTTATTGGGGATTTAAATCAAGAAACCAGACAGATTGGACTCGTTTTGTTCCACCAACATGACTCTGCTTCTCCGAGTCTCCACCGGGCCGACGCGGCTCTGATGTCAGAGGTGCGCCGACTCCCCtctgaagctccgcccccccccccccccccgcggcgtctcaccttctctttttttttctcgtctcGCAGGCCGGCAACGACGGGGAAAGCATCGGCAACTGTCCCTTCTCCCAGCGCCTCTTCATGATCCTCTGGCTCAAAGGAGTCGTGTTCAACGTCACCACCGTCGACCTCAAaaggtcagcggggggggggcgggtcagGCTGCGTCCAGCGcacgacaaaacacacacacacacacacacacacctgcgtgTTTCTGTCCGCAGGAAGCCGGCAGATCTGCACAACCTGGCTCCGGGGACGCACCCTCCGTTCCTGACCTTCAACGGAGACGTGAAGACCGACATCAATAAGATCGAGGAGTTCCTGGAGGAAACGCTGGGCCCCCCAAAGTAAGGGTTCAAGGAAGCGCTTCGAAGCCCCAACGAGGGCCGACCTGTGGCGCTCGGGGGTCAGATATTTGTTGTGTGTGCAAACTGTGACCACATAAAGGTGTATTATTCTTTCTTTATTATACACATTCAGGGGAAAACGTCACATCAACTCCGCCCTCCTTTTAGTGGCTGCAGAGCTTTTCTGCAGCACTAAACGGAGCTTAGTGGGAGAGCGCTTTGAGGGGCGCGAGCGTAACACGCA
Proteins encoded in this window:
- the enpp5 gene encoding ectonucleotide pyrophosphatase/phosphodiesterase family member 5 isoform X1, translated to MERLSPPHAAAMLGCLLRRGCVPLVLLWGLMLPLVSPRRLNQHGGRSPGPRDRPKLLLLSFDGFRWDYIDRVPTPNFRNLIDNGVMVEQVENIYITKTFPNHYSLVTGLYAETHGIVANEMYDPAANRSFSMETDSIYESWWWEEAVPLWVTIQKAGGRSGAAMWPGSDVKIRGAFPNRYMPYNASVSFEARVGRIVEWFSAPKEEAVDFGVLYWEEPDESGHLLGPENSLMDPVIIDIDAKLGYLINELKKAGLYERVNLIVTSDHGMAQLSPDKIIELDEYVSRDLYTWVDKSPVVGILPMEGKNDEVYSKLVDANPNMVVYKKEDLPERFHYQHNIRIMPILIESKEGWTIMQNRTGPFMLGNHGFDNTLRSMQPVFVARGPAFRQNYIKDSMRAVDLYPLMCHVLSVPALPNNGSLRNVQDLLSREPARTTPSAPPPPRVHAHSYAPVVGSLLGVVMVLGFLAVYVKQVTLRQLPSLKHRSREMSQPLLQEDLHL
- the enpp5 gene encoding ectonucleotide pyrophosphatase/phosphodiesterase family member 5 isoform X2, which encodes MLGCLLRRGCVPLVLLWGLMLPLVSPRRLNQHGGRSPGPRDRPKLLLLSFDGFRWDYIDRVPTPNFRNLIDNGVMVEQVENIYITKTFPNHYSLVTGLYAETHGIVANEMYDPAANRSFSMETDSIYESWWWEEAVPLWVTIQKAGGRSGAAMWPGSDVKIRGAFPNRYMPYNASVSFEARVGRIVEWFSAPKEEAVDFGVLYWEEPDESGHLLGPENSLMDPVIIDIDAKLGYLINELKKAGLYERVNLIVTSDHGMAQLSPDKIIELDEYVSRDLYTWVDKSPVVGILPMEGKNDEVYSKLVDANPNMVVYKKEDLPERFHYQHNIRIMPILIESKEGWTIMQNRTGPFMLGNHGFDNTLRSMQPVFVARGPAFRQNYIKDSMRAVDLYPLMCHVLSVPALPNNGSLRNVQDLLSREPARTTPSAPPPPRVHAHSYAPVVGSLLGVVMVLGFLAVYVKQVTLRQLPSLKHRSREMSQPLLQEDLHL
- the clic5b gene encoding chloride intracellular channel protein 5b isoform X1, encoding MDHVGDAAGEGGSHGADGPGENRAAGGKERLYGDVQVHVPADGARGSPDYMDTRDEDKRSGSSSSSSDDDEKEKGPRAEEAAQVEVSAEDGHASRRSSASSESHGDPCDDPPLRPAALEEAEAAAAAAGGDDGMLMCFTHPGDDPAPRESVDYSLKTLEETRPDESSAAPPDPDEPDISLFVKAGNDGESIGNCPFSQRLFMILWLKGVVFNVTTVDLKRKPADLHNLAPGTHPPFLTFNGDVKTDINKIEEFLEETLGPPKYPKLAAKQRESNTAGNDIFAKFSAYIKNTRPEANAALEKGLTKALKKLDDYLNSSLPDEIDADSLEEEKSSERSFLDGSELTLADCNLLPKLHIVKVVAKKYRNYDIPSDMSGVWRYLKSAYERDEFTNTCAADSEIETAYVDVARRLAK